CGGCTGTGACCCAGCCTCCCATCCCCGGGACCGTGCTACTGTTCACGCCACAGGCCCTCGAATTCGAGCCTTTGGGCCAGTTCCAAAACGTCGGCAACCTGCGCGAACCTGCCGACAAATACCTCATCATCGACGGTCAGCATCGCCTGGCAGCCCTCGAATTTTATTTCCGCACCCACCCCGGCGAAGCCAAGTCGATTTACGTGCCCTGCATCATTTTTGACGGCCAGAGCGAGGACTTCGCGGCTGAAATGTTCGTTATCATCAATTCCACCACCACACGCATCAACAAAAGCCACTTGGTGGATTTGTACGAACGCGTTTCCTGGGAAAAGCCGGACAAGCGCTTTGCGGCCAAACTGGTCGAAAAACTCTACAATCAGGACGACAGCCCCCTGCAATACCGCATCAACCGCCTGGGCAACCGGAGCAAACAGGACAAGTGGATCATGCAGGCCGAACTTTTCAACGAAGTCCATCGTTGGATCCAAAAAACCTGGACCAAAATCGAAAAAGACGGGGCCAATGCCCGCACCGTCGAACGCCATTACCGCATCCTGCAGGAATTTTTCAAAGCCGCTCGCAACGCCTGGGGCGAAGCTTGGGGCAATCCGAAATATCATGTCACCAAATCGGTCACGCTCAAGGCGATGGTC
This DNA window, taken from Candidatus Methylacidiphilales bacterium, encodes the following:
- a CDS encoding DGQHR domain-containing protein, translating into MIATQIRQKDARFYFVSYTCEDILSKVRFISRFYAEGEAPIRPEEVTEDDEVGRFIERIEKNDAAFQRQMSKGKIKSIRNFYETAVTQPPIPGTVLLFTPQALEFEPLGQFQNVGNLREPADKYLIIDGQHRLAALEFYFRTHPGEAKSIYVPCIIFDGQSEDFAAEMFVIINSTTTRINKSHLVDLYERVSWEKPDKRFAAKLVEKLYNQDDSPLQYRINRLGNRSKQDKWIMQAELFNEVHRWIQKTWTKIEKDGANARTVERHYRILQEFFKAARNAWGEAWGNPKYHVTKSVTLKAMVRVCAALAAKDASPEDGRDKRWLDRLQPWSEMIRDFRDEGFYERFAAKGQVERVGKLHRILSAKIGLEK